A window of Fibrobacter sp. UBA4297 genomic DNA:
AATTCGTGGACGTGGGCGGCGGCTTGGGCGTCGATTACGATGGTACGCGCAGTTCTAACGCAAGCTCCGTGAACTATTCCATCCAGGAATACGCAAACGACGTTGTGTACGCGATGTTCGAAGCATGCGAAAATGCCGATGTTCCTCACCCGAATATCATTGCGGAATCGGGCCGTGCTCTTTCGGCACACCATTCCATCTTGGTGTTCAACGTGCTTGAAACGGCTGGCCAGGCATTCTTTGACGAAAGCGTTCACGAAATTAGCGATGACGCTCCGGAAGCACTGAAGGACTTGTACGGCATTTACAAGAGCCTTTCTCCGAAGAACTTGCTCGAAAGCTGGCACGATGCCATGCAGATTAACGACGACACCTTGAGCGGTTTCAAGATGGGCGATGTGGATTTGCAGACGCGCGCTATGAGCGAACGTTTGTTCTGGAGCATTGCCCGCAAGGTGGACTTGCTCGCACGCGACTTGCGCCATCCGCCTTATGAATTGAGCGAACTCCCGCGCTTGCTTGCCGAAAAGTACTTCTGCAACTTCAGCCTTTTCCAGAGCCTCCCGGACAGCTGGGGCGTGGATCAGGTGTTCCCGATTATGCCGATCCAGCGTTTGGACGAAGAGCCGACGATTGAGACGACAATTCAGGACGTGACTTGCGATAGCGATGGCAAGATTGACATGTTCGTTCGCGGCGGCGAAGTGGCACGCACCATTCCTCTCCACCCGATCAAGAAGGACGAACCGTACTTTATCGCGGTTTACCTCGTCGGTGCATACCAGGAAATTCTCGGTGACCTCCACAACCTCTTTGGCGATACGAACGCTGTGCATATTGTCTGCAACGACAAGGGCGGCTACGATATTGACAAGGTGATTGACGGTGAATCCGTGGAAGACGTGCTCGACTACGTGAACTTCAGCGACAAGGCTCTTGTCCGCAACATGGAAAACTGGGTCACGCGCTCTGTGAAGGAAGGAAAGATTACGCTTCAGGAAGGCAAGGAATTCTTGAACATCTATCGTTCCGGACTTTACGGGTACACGTATCTGGAATAGACGAGAGAACGCCCGCCACGGCGGGCTACAGACGAGAGACGAAAGAGGAAGTCAAAGGTCCTAAATGTCACCCCGGCCTCTGTGCTCTTTGACCACTTAGAACTTTAGTTCTTATGTGGTCATGATCCGCGTATGGGGACGGGGTCGCCTTTTAGAAAAAAACGAACGATAAATCTATGGAACACAACAATTACGATATTGCAATTTTGCTTGCTACGTACAATGGCGGCAAGTACATCTGGGAACAGCTTGAATCGCTGTTCCAGCAATCTTGTAAACAGTTCCATTTGTATGTTCGTGATGACGGCTCCTCGGACGATACAATGAAAATCGTCGATCAATTTCACGGAATGTTTCCAGACAGAGTTACGATTTTAAAAGACTCGCAAAAGCACCGAGGTGCGGCGAAGTCTTTTATGTATTTGCTCGAAAATGTGGATTCCGAGTATTACATGTTCTGCGACCAGGACGACATTTGGTTGCTGGAGAAAATTGAGAAAACTCTTGCTCGGATGAAGGAAATCGAGACAGAATACGCCAAGAAAGAGACTGCCGCGAAAAAAGTACCCATTCTTGTAGCGACAGATTTGGGCGTTGTTGACGAACAACTGAATTTGCTCTCGTATTCATTCAACAAAGACCTGAAAATTGACGTTTTCCGCAAGCACCCAGAATTAATTTGTGTGCGACATGTGGTTACCGGCTGCACGATGATGTTCAACCACGCAGCAAAACAGGCTTCGCTCCCGATGTCACCACGTGCGACCATGCACGATGAATGGGTTGCCCTTTGCGTCCATTTTAAAGGCGGCGTCATCTCGATTATTGACGATTCGCCGATTCTTTACCGCCAACACACCAGCAACACGCTTGGCGCAGAGCAAGCTCGCAAAGGCATTTTCGCACGCGCCATCGCACGCGCAGGGCAAAAACAGTTCTTCCAAGTCGCAAAATTGCTCCACAAGGATTTCGGATTATCGTACTTAAAGTTCTTGATGTACAAAATTTTGTATAGTTGGTTCTAGGTATGAGAAGAAGCATTTGCATGGCGACCTACAATGGCGCCAAATACATCAAGGAACAGTTGGATAGCATTATTCCGCAACTTAGGGAAGATGACGAGCTCATCGTTTCTGATGACGCATCGAAAGACGATACATTGAAAATCGTCCAGAGCTACAACGATCCGCGAATCAAGATTTTCCACAACGA
This region includes:
- the speA gene encoding biosynthetic arginine decarboxylase, which produces MKKWRIDDSRDLYNVKGWGVSYFDINDKGHATVSPIKNGGPSIDLYELVQELSLRDVSTPVLLRFPDILDSRIEKIHECFTKATTEYGYKGGHYSIFPIKVNQQRAVLEEVVSHGSKFNIGLEAGSKPELHAVLANMENPDALIICNGYKDEDFIELALLAQKMGKKIFIVVEKMNELHLVVDLSRRIGVRPNIGIRIKLASSGSGKWEESGGYHSKFGLNSSELLEALDYIKEEKMEDCMKLIHFHLGSQITNIRHIKNGLREVSQFYVQIRKMGMGLEFVDVGGGLGVDYDGTRSSNASSVNYSIQEYANDVVYAMFEACENADVPHPNIIAESGRALSAHHSILVFNVLETAGQAFFDESVHEISDDAPEALKDLYGIYKSLSPKNLLESWHDAMQINDDTLSGFKMGDVDLQTRAMSERLFWSIARKVDLLARDLRHPPYELSELPRLLAEKYFCNFSLFQSLPDSWGVDQVFPIMPIQRLDEEPTIETTIQDVTCDSDGKIDMFVRGGEVARTIPLHPIKKDEPYFIAVYLVGAYQEILGDLHNLFGDTNAVHIVCNDKGGYDIDKVIDGESVEDVLDYVNFSDKALVRNMENWVTRSVKEGKITLQEGKEFLNIYRSGLYGYTYLE
- a CDS encoding glycosyltransferase family 2 protein; this translates as MEHNNYDIAILLATYNGGKYIWEQLESLFQQSCKQFHLYVRDDGSSDDTMKIVDQFHGMFPDRVTILKDSQKHRGAAKSFMYLLENVDSEYYMFCDQDDIWLLEKIEKTLARMKEIETEYAKKETAAKKVPILVATDLGVVDEQLNLLSYSFNKDLKIDVFRKHPELICVRHVVTGCTMMFNHAAKQASLPMSPRATMHDEWVALCVHFKGGVISIIDDSPILYRQHTSNTLGAEQARKGIFARAIARAGQKQFFQVAKLLHKDFGLSYLKFLMYKILYSWF